A window of the Deinococcus gobiensis I-0 genome harbors these coding sequences:
- the hisB gene encoding imidazoleglycerol-phosphate dehydratase HisB: MSRTATLKRTTSETDITVRLDLDSPAYDAPATGHGFFDHMLDALARHSRLSLSVQATGDLHIEPHHLIEDTGITLGQALSQALGDRKGIERYGSAFVPMDETLAHVVLDLSGRAHLAFEPETLDVWGTAGGMTHYHLREFLRGFCNHGGVTLHVRLLAGREAHHVIEAVVKALARALRDAVALTSDAMPSTKGSL; this comes from the coding sequence ATGTCCCGCACGGCCACCCTGAAGCGCACCACCAGCGAGACGGACATCACCGTCCGGCTGGACCTCGACTCGCCCGCCTACGACGCCCCCGCCACCGGGCATGGCTTTTTCGACCACATGCTCGACGCGCTGGCCCGCCACTCGCGCCTGAGCCTGAGCGTGCAGGCGACCGGCGACCTGCATATCGAGCCGCACCATCTCATCGAGGACACGGGCATCACGCTGGGGCAGGCACTTTCGCAGGCGCTGGGCGACCGCAAGGGCATCGAGCGCTACGGCTCGGCCTTCGTGCCGATGGACGAGACGCTCGCGCATGTGGTCCTGGACCTCTCGGGCCGCGCGCACCTCGCCTTCGAGCCCGAGACGCTGGACGTGTGGGGCACGGCGGGCGGCATGACCCACTACCACCTGCGCGAGTTCCTGCGTGGGTTTTGCAACCACGGCGGCGTGACGCTGCACGTGCGCCTGCTCGCGGGCCGCGAGGCGCACCACGTCATCGAGGCGGTCGTGAAGGCCCTGGCCCGCGCCCTGCGCGACGCGGTGGCGCTGACCTCGGACGCCATGCCGAGCACGAAGGGAAGCCTGTAG
- a CDS encoding DNA-3-methyladenine glycosylase, whose product MTPPLPAAFFDRDPVLVARELLGTILVHTLPGGEVLSGRVVETEAYDCPRDPACTAGRFHAARSADMATAPGRWLFWAAHGHPLLQVSCRAAGVAASVLIRALEPLSGIDQMLTHRPVVRARDLTNGPAKLVYALGLRPGEVAHTPVDSPALHLLAPGVPLPDAGVTVTARVGLRGGRTLPWRFLITESPWVSPGAPGLDLAGPGTDLPEVNIR is encoded by the coding sequence ATGACCCCGCCGCTCCCCGCCGCCTTTTTCGACCGCGATCCGGTGCTCGTCGCCCGCGAACTCCTGGGCACGATCCTGGTGCATACCCTGCCGGGCGGCGAGGTGCTCTCGGGCCGCGTGGTCGAGACCGAGGCCTACGACTGCCCCCGCGACCCGGCCTGCACCGCCGGGCGCTTTCACGCTGCCCGCAGCGCCGACATGGCGACCGCGCCGGGGCGCTGGCTGTTCTGGGCGGCGCACGGCCACCCGCTGCTTCAGGTGTCGTGCCGCGCGGCAGGCGTGGCCGCCAGCGTCCTGATCCGCGCGCTGGAGCCGCTTTCGGGGATAGACCAGATGCTCACGCACCGCCCGGTCGTGCGCGCACGCGACCTGACGAACGGCCCGGCCAAGCTCGTCTATGCCCTGGGCCTGCGGCCGGGCGAGGTGGCGCACACCCCGGTGGACAGCCCCGCCCTGCACCTGCTCGCCCCCGGGGTGCCGCTGCCCGACGCCGGGGTGACGGTCACGGCCCGCGTCGGCCTGCGCGGGGGGCGCACGCTGCCGTGGCGCTTCCTGATCACGGAGAGCCCCTGGGTGTCGCCGGGCGCGCCGGGCCTGGACCTCGCCGGGCCAGGGACCGACCTGCCGGAGGTCAACATTCGCTAA
- a CDS encoding phosphotransferase family protein, whose translation MNLSALGRALLSGDGPAVSSRRWPQELSAAFPGPRTRVEAWRGEGASFARYATPHGPLFLKYVGRGQGRRRVLRRFTREVAYLRDLAPLVTVPHAPLLHAALDESGGRAHLLLPDLAGETHGWGLFATPEAQAAALLDVARLLARFHAAWNGHPALRGEWRWDPAALLEDAERMAATWAGPHAAAVREAAAQLPGLLAHTRPHTLAHGDIHSGQVLWRRDGPPVLIDYGQVHPSFPGEDLAHLLAVRLDAAERARYAPGVRAAYRQDLAAHGLSLTPAELAAEERAGTALNLLSTADQAGRARRGSGVWASLDNVAGAWAELRA comes from the coding sequence TTGAATCTGTCTGCCCTCGGCCGGGCGCTCCTCTCCGGAGACGGCCCGGCCGTATCCTCACGCCGCTGGCCGCAGGAGCTGAGCGCCGCCTTTCCCGGCCCCCGGACGCGGGTCGAGGCGTGGCGCGGCGAGGGGGCGAGTTTCGCCCGCTACGCGACCCCGCACGGTCCCCTGTTCCTGAAATACGTGGGCCGGGGCCAGGGCCGCCGCCGCGTGCTGCGCCGCTTCACGCGTGAGGTCGCTTACCTGCGCGACCTGGCCCCGCTGGTGACCGTGCCTCACGCGCCACTGCTGCACGCCGCGCTGGATGAGTCGGGGGGCCGCGCCCACCTCCTGCTGCCCGATCTGGCCGGGGAGACGCACGGCTGGGGCCTGTTCGCCACGCCGGAGGCCCAGGCGGCGGCGCTGCTGGATGTGGCGCGGCTGCTCGCGCGTTTTCACGCGGCCTGGAACGGACACCCGGCACTGCGGGGCGAGTGGCGCTGGGACCCGGCGGCGCTGCTGGAGGACGCCGAGCGGATGGCCGCCACCTGGGCCGGCCCCCATGCGGCCGCTGTCCGGGAGGCCGCCGCGCAGCTGCCGGGGCTGCTGGCCCACACGCGCCCCCACACGCTCGCGCATGGGGACATCCACTCGGGGCAGGTGCTGTGGCGGCGGGACGGCCCCCCTGTCCTCATCGACTACGGGCAGGTACATCCTTCTTTTCCCGGTGAGGACCTCGCGCACCTACTGGCCGTGCGGCTGGACGCCGCCGAGCGGGCACGGTACGCGCCGGGCGTGCGGGCCGCCTACCGGCAGGACCTCGCGGCGCACGGCCTGTCCCTGACCCCCGCCGAACTCGCCGCCGAGGAGCGGGCGGGCACGGCCCTGAACCTGCTCTCGACCGCCGACCAGGCCGGGCGGGCGCGGCGGGGCAGCGGGGTGTGGGCCTCGCTGGACAACGTGGCGGGGGCGTGGGCCGAACTCCGGGCGTGA
- a CDS encoding T-RNA-binding region → MATDLKPTVNPEDTLALLDLRLGRVLAAVPEPSAPKAAYRLTVDFGKYGTRTSVGRFTGQTPEQLVGTQVVGVLNFAPRTVGDVQSEVLILGVQFPGLASGEATPLTPATAAKLGGKVF, encoded by the coding sequence ATGGCGACCGATCTCAAGCCCACCGTGAACCCCGAAGACACCCTGGCCCTCCTCGACCTGCGCCTGGGGCGCGTGCTGGCCGCCGTGCCCGAACCCAGCGCCCCGAAGGCCGCCTACCGCCTGACGGTGGATTTCGGCAAGTACGGCACCCGCACCAGCGTAGGGCGCTTCACGGGACAGACCCCCGAGCAGCTCGTCGGTACCCAGGTCGTCGGCGTGCTGAACTTCGCGCCGCGCACGGTGGGCGACGTGCAGTCCGAGGTCCTGATCCTGGGCGTGCAGTTTCCCGGCCTGGCGAGCGGCGAGGCCACCCCCCTGACGCCCGCGACGGCGGCCAAGCTGGGTGGCAAGGTGTTCTGA
- the ddrA gene encoding single-stranded DNA-binding protein DdrA: MKLSDVQKRLQAPFPAHMVAWKPAAFNKERTRALMLAHIDARAVQDRLDAVCPDAWEFSVEVVAGTRLPTVKGRLTILGVSREDIGEAPEGDLGTLKAATSDAMKRCAVQFGIGRYLYDLPRQWADWDDTQRGPVQAPELPEWARPDHERSPGGAHLVQAMEQLRYELPEDLDLQREVYKHLKAALGSLHPGQPGRAA, translated from the coding sequence ATGAAACTGAGCGATGTCCAGAAACGACTTCAGGCCCCGTTTCCCGCTCATATGGTGGCGTGGAAGCCCGCCGCGTTCAACAAGGAACGCACCCGCGCGCTGATGCTGGCGCACATCGACGCCCGCGCGGTGCAGGACCGGCTCGACGCCGTGTGCCCCGACGCCTGGGAATTCAGCGTGGAGGTCGTGGCCGGTACGCGCCTGCCCACCGTCAAGGGCCGCCTGACCATCCTGGGCGTGTCGCGCGAGGATATCGGCGAGGCCCCGGAGGGCGACCTGGGCACCCTGAAGGCCGCCACCAGCGACGCCATGAAGCGCTGCGCGGTGCAGTTCGGCATCGGGCGCTACCTCTACGACCTGCCCCGCCAGTGGGCCGACTGGGACGACACGCAGCGCGGCCCCGTGCAGGCCCCCGAACTGCCCGAGTGGGCGCGCCCCGACCACGAGCGCAGCCCCGGCGGCGCCCACCTCGTGCAGGCGATGGAGCAGCTGCGCTACGAGCTGCCCGAGGACCTGGACCTGCAGCGCGAGGTCTACAAGCACCTCAAGGCCGCGCTCGGCAGCCTGCACCCCGGCCAGCCCGGACGGGCCGCGTGA
- a CDS encoding ABC transporter ATP-binding protein, translating to MIEVQHLHQTFGRGHRATVAVQDVSFSVAAGEVVGYLGPNGAGKSTTVKVLTGLLVPTSGRVTVGGVVPWRERRRHVARLGAVFGQRTTLWWDLPVRESLDLLRHVYRVPAGRFRENLAEFTALLDLGPFLDTPARALSLGQRMRADLAAALLHGPELLFLDEPTVGLDVVAKERIREFVRTINAERGVTVLLTTHDLGDVERLARRVMIIDGGRLLYDGALGELQTRYGGERELHAEYEHAPPSPEVPGLTLLSADGPRVRYGFSGAAALPIARVTAHAPVRDLTVREPDIEATVRRIYEGGLLRRTVGQAGAVPR from the coding sequence ATGATCGAAGTCCAGCACCTCCACCAGACCTTCGGGCGCGGCCACCGGGCCACCGTCGCCGTGCAGGACGTGTCGTTCTCGGTCGCGGCGGGCGAGGTCGTCGGGTATCTGGGCCCCAACGGCGCAGGCAAGTCCACGACGGTCAAGGTGCTCACGGGCCTGCTCGTGCCCACCTCGGGCCGGGTCACGGTGGGCGGCGTGGTGCCCTGGCGCGAGCGGCGGCGGCATGTCGCGCGGCTGGGCGCGGTGTTCGGGCAGCGCACGACGCTGTGGTGGGACCTGCCGGTGCGCGAGTCGCTGGACCTGCTGCGCCACGTGTACCGCGTGCCCGCCGGGCGCTTCCGCGAAAATCTGGCCGAGTTCACGGCGCTGCTGGACCTGGGGCCGTTTCTGGACACGCCCGCCCGCGCCCTGTCGCTGGGCCAGCGGATGCGCGCGGACCTCGCGGCGGCGCTGCTGCATGGCCCCGAGCTGCTGTTTCTCGACGAGCCGACGGTGGGCCTGGACGTGGTCGCCAAAGAGCGCATCCGCGAGTTCGTGCGGACCATCAACGCCGAGCGCGGGGTCACGGTGCTGCTCACCACCCACGACCTGGGCGACGTGGAGCGGCTGGCCCGGCGGGTGATGATCATCGACGGCGGGCGGCTGCTGTACGACGGCGCCCTGGGCGAATTGCAGACCCGCTACGGCGGCGAGCGCGAGCTGCACGCCGAGTACGAACACGCGCCCCCCAGCCCCGAGGTGCCGGGCCTGACCTTGCTCTCGGCCGACGGCCCGCGCGTGCGCTACGGCTTTTCGGGCGCGGCGGCGCTGCCCATCGCCCGCGTCACCGCCCACGCCCCGGTGCGCGACCTGACGGTGCGCGAACCCGACATCGAGGCGACCGTGCGCCGCATCTACGAGGGCGGGCTGCTGCGCCGGACAGTAGGCCAGGCGGGTGCCGTCCCCCGGTGA
- a CDS encoding DNA glycosylase AlkZ-like family protein has protein sequence MSAPTPAALRAAAWRTLEKARTVQAALDRLGFVQADPIRSPARAQDLTLMARVPGYRAGDLERLYPGLDAEEDMLPNYGFVTRRVQALLHPREVGVTRTEQEHPELLDEVRALLAGREEVHPREVAALLGRGRVVNAWGGQSSASTRALDTLHRRGEVRVTRRVSGVRLYGPAPHLAALRASPLPEEERLRGAVHLLAALYAPLPEASLGYLVSLSHLGLPHLRGELRAAFRQAVRGELAGAVVEGMRYVWPAESAPQDAPAPRGVRIVGPFDPLAWDRRRFAHLHG, from the coding sequence ATGAGCGCCCCCACACCTGCCGCCCTGCGCGCCGCCGCGTGGCGCACGCTGGAGAAGGCCAGGACCGTGCAGGCCGCGCTGGACCGTCTGGGCTTCGTGCAGGCCGACCCCATCCGCTCTCCGGCCCGCGCGCAGGACCTCACGCTGATGGCGCGGGTGCCCGGCTACCGCGCGGGCGACCTCGAGCGGCTGTACCCCGGCCTGGACGCCGAGGAGGACATGCTGCCCAACTACGGCTTCGTGACGCGGCGCGTACAGGCGCTGCTGCACCCGCGCGAGGTCGGCGTGACCCGCACCGAGCAGGAGCACCCCGAGCTGCTGGACGAGGTGCGTGCCCTGCTCGCGGGCCGGGAGGAGGTCCACCCCCGCGAGGTCGCCGCGCTGCTGGGCCGGGGCCGGGTCGTGAACGCCTGGGGCGGCCAGTCGAGCGCGAGCACCCGCGCCCTGGACACCCTGCACCGCCGGGGCGAGGTGCGCGTGACCCGGCGCGTCTCGGGCGTGCGGCTGTACGGCCCGGCCCCGCATCTGGCCGCCCTGCGCGCCTCGCCGCTGCCCGAGGAGGAGCGGCTGCGCGGCGCCGTACACCTGCTCGCCGCGCTCTACGCCCCGCTGCCTGAGGCCAGCCTGGGGTATCTGGTCAGCCTCTCGCACCTCGGCCTTCCGCACCTGCGCGGCGAACTGCGCGCGGCCTTCCGGCAGGCGGTACGCGGCGAGCTGGCAGGTGCGGTGGTCGAGGGCATGCGCTACGTGTGGCCCGCCGAGTCGGCCCCGCAGGACGCCCCCGCGCCGCGCGGCGTGCGGATCGTGGGCCCCTTCGATCCGCTGGCGTGGGACCGGCGCCGCTTCGCGCACCTGCACGGCTGA
- a CDS encoding endonuclease V, which yields MSLLACTDVDYRADGTARAALLLFGGWRAPSEVGGRIHRAQAVAPYEPGAFARRELPCLLPLLTPLVGHLEAVIIDGYVTLDGNGRPGLGWALYEALGRAVPVVGVAKTAFRGSPHAGPVERGGTRALYVTAAGLEARAAATLVRDMAGEYRVPTLLRRVDRACRAAP from the coding sequence GTGTCCCTGCTCGCCTGCACCGACGTGGACTACCGCGCCGACGGCACGGCCCGCGCCGCGCTGCTGCTGTTCGGGGGCTGGCGGGCCCCCTCGGAAGTCGGGGGCCGCATCCACCGTGCGCAGGCGGTCGCCCCCTACGAACCCGGGGCCTTCGCGCGGCGCGAGCTGCCCTGCCTGCTGCCGCTGCTGACGCCACTGGTCGGCCACCTGGAGGCGGTGATCATCGACGGCTACGTCACCCTCGACGGAAATGGACGCCCCGGCCTGGGCTGGGCGCTGTACGAGGCGCTGGGCCGGGCCGTCCCGGTGGTGGGCGTCGCCAAGACGGCCTTCCGGGGGTCACCCCATGCCGGGCCTGTCGAGCGCGGCGGCACGCGGGCGCTGTATGTCACGGCGGCGGGGCTGGAGGCGCGTGCGGCGGCCACGCTGGTGCGCGACATGGCCGGCGAATACCGGGTGCCCACATTGCTGCGGCGGGTGGACCGGGCCTGCCGGGCCGCACCGTAA
- a CDS encoding ABC transporter permease, whose product MGRGRVALDSAIHHLRLYFLLLRAQARSQGVYRASFALDALATALITATEFAAFALVLPRFGGLGGWTLGEVALLYGLAELGFVLMDLLFGGFDAPNLSAQVRSGSFSTLLLRPAPLPVQVLGSDFALRRFPRALLAAGILAYGMAHSGVAWTAGDMALLAGSLVGLIAFFGGLFVVGGTLTFWTVESVEAMNVLTYGGRSLISYPMDIYGEWLRRAFTYLLPAAFLSYFPVMHLLGRPLPDGLPGWAAYLAPVAGPLVLGAAALLWRVGVRHYQGTGS is encoded by the coding sequence GTGGGTAGGGGGCGCGTGGCCCTGGACTCGGCCATACACCACCTGCGGCTGTACTTCCTGCTGCTGCGCGCGCAGGCCCGCTCGCAGGGGGTCTACCGCGCGTCCTTCGCGCTCGACGCCCTCGCCACGGCGCTCATCACGGCGACCGAGTTCGCGGCCTTCGCGCTCGTGCTGCCGCGCTTCGGGGGGCTGGGCGGGTGGACGCTGGGCGAGGTCGCGCTGCTGTACGGGCTGGCCGAGCTGGGCTTCGTGCTCATGGACCTGCTCTTCGGGGGCTTCGACGCGCCCAACCTCTCGGCCCAGGTCCGCAGCGGCAGTTTCAGCACGCTGCTGCTGCGGCCCGCGCCGCTGCCCGTGCAGGTGCTGGGGTCGGACTTCGCGCTGCGGCGCTTTCCGCGCGCCCTGCTCGCGGCCGGCATCCTCGCCTACGGTATGGCGCACTCGGGCGTGGCCTGGACGGCAGGGGATATGGCGCTGCTGGCGGGCAGCCTCGTGGGCCTGATCGCCTTTTTCGGGGGCCTGTTCGTCGTCGGGGGGACCCTGACCTTCTGGACGGTCGAGAGCGTCGAGGCCATGAACGTCCTGACCTACGGCGGACGCAGCCTGATCTCGTACCCGATGGATATCTACGGCGAGTGGCTGCGCCGGGCCTTCACCTACCTGCTGCCCGCCGCCTTCCTGTCGTACTTTCCGGTGATGCATCTGCTGGGCCGCCCGCTGCCCGACGGCCTGCCGGGCTGGGCGGCGTACCTCGCGCCGGTCGCCGGGCCGCTGGTGCTGGGGGCCGCCGCGCTGCTGTGGCGCGTGGGCGTGCGCCACTACCAGGGGACCGGCTCGTGA
- a CDS encoding ABC transporter permease, whose protein sequence is MNTIRAAAPPDFRGGLAGTATLYAATARLGFRRQFAYPQAAAWGLITNFFFGVLRIAVLLALFGARPQVGGWTAADAVTYVGLTQIFIGAFSLFGWTDFMRAVHRGEVVTDLLRPTSLLPFWAAQDAGRAAGQFMLRGLPMLALFVLVWEARWPAQPLPTLLSVLLAWACGFAFRFLVNCAAFWSPDAVGIGRFAWAVQGLGCGFLMPLAFFPAWVGSALAWTPFPAMLNTVVTLWLGQKTGAAAWAALAGQLGWTLVLFALCALALARGLRRLEVAGG, encoded by the coding sequence TTGAATACGATTCGTGCGGCGGCTCCCCCCGATTTCCGGGGCGGCCTGGCCGGGACGGCGACGCTGTATGCGGCGACCGCCCGCCTGGGCTTCCGGCGGCAGTTCGCCTACCCACAGGCGGCGGCGTGGGGCCTGATCACCAACTTCTTTTTCGGCGTGCTGAGGATCGCGGTGCTGCTCGCCCTGTTCGGCGCGAGACCGCAGGTCGGGGGCTGGACGGCGGCCGACGCCGTGACCTACGTGGGCCTCACGCAGATTTTCATCGGGGCCTTCTCGCTGTTCGGCTGGACCGACTTCATGCGCGCCGTCCACCGGGGCGAAGTCGTGACCGACCTGCTGCGGCCCACCTCCCTGCTGCCCTTCTGGGCCGCGCAGGACGCGGGGCGCGCGGCCGGCCAGTTCATGCTGCGCGGGCTGCCCATGCTGGCCCTGTTCGTGCTCGTGTGGGAGGCGCGGTGGCCCGCCCAGCCGCTGCCGACCCTCCTCAGTGTCCTGCTGGCCTGGGCCTGCGGCTTCGCCTTCCGGTTTCTGGTGAACTGCGCGGCCTTCTGGTCGCCGGACGCCGTAGGCATCGGGCGCTTTGCCTGGGCGGTGCAGGGCCTGGGCTGCGGGTTCCTGATGCCGCTGGCCTTCTTTCCGGCGTGGGTGGGCTCGGCGCTGGCCTGGACGCCCTTTCCCGCGATGCTCAATACGGTGGTCACCCTCTGGCTGGGCCAGAAGACCGGCGCGGCGGCATGGGCGGCGCTGGCGGGGCAACTCGGCTGGACGCTGGTCCTGTTCGCGCTGTGCGCCCTGGCCCTGGCGCGCGGCCTGCGGCGGCTGGAGGTGGCCGGTGGGTAG
- the hisH gene encoding imidazole glycerol phosphate synthase subunit HisH, whose protein sequence is MSATPEVLLLDYGAGNVRSAAKALERAGMTVRVSDDPADVPHAPAVVVPGQGHFRQVMEAFGHSGFHGPVMASAAAGTPLLGICVGMQMLLEGSEEAPGVPGLGLIAGTVRKFEADPARKVPQMGWNSLRMVGDSPLLRGLDESAFAYFVHSYYVPADVQVDNGALTEYGVPFWAALSQGNLHATQFHPEKSGAVGLAILERFRENVLGG, encoded by the coding sequence ATGAGCGCCACTCCCGAAGTCCTTCTTCTCGATTACGGCGCGGGCAACGTTCGCAGCGCCGCCAAGGCCCTGGAGCGCGCCGGTATGACCGTGCGCGTCTCGGACGACCCCGCCGACGTGCCGCACGCCCCGGCAGTGGTCGTGCCGGGGCAGGGCCACTTCCGGCAGGTCATGGAGGCCTTCGGGCACAGCGGCTTCCACGGCCCGGTGATGGCCAGCGCCGCTGCCGGCACGCCCTTGCTGGGCATCTGCGTGGGCATGCAGATGCTCCTTGAGGGGTCGGAAGAGGCCCCCGGCGTGCCCGGCCTGGGCCTGATCGCGGGCACGGTGCGCAAATTCGAGGCCGACCCGGCGCGCAAGGTGCCCCAGATGGGCTGGAACAGCCTGCGGATGGTCGGGGACTCGCCGCTGCTGCGCGGGCTGGACGAATCGGCCTTCGCCTACTTCGTGCACTCGTACTATGTGCCTGCCGACGTGCAGGTGGACAACGGCGCCCTCACCGAGTACGGCGTGCCCTTCTGGGCGGCGCTGAGCCAGGGCAACCTCCACGCCACGCAGTTCCACCCCGAAAAGAGCGGCGCGGTGGGGCTGGCGATCCTGGAACGCTTCCGCGAGAACGTGCTGGGCGGCTAG
- a CDS encoding NADPH:quinone reductase, which yields MQAAWYSRNGAAHDVLEVGERPAPTAGPGEVLVRVHASGVNPSDTKSRARTPLGADWVIPQQDGAGIVEAVGEGVDPGRVGERVWIYEARIGRPNGCAAQFVAVPAENAVPLPDHVSFDEGACLGVPALTAHRCVFADGPVTGQTVLVTGGAGAVGIHAIQFAKWGGARVIATVSREEQAEVARAAGADEIVFRKDEDVAARIGEITGAGDGRGVDRVVDVAFGANLDTTLKVIRPNGVVASYASDEVPEPRLPFWPLLGLDVTVRFVLVYRMTRQAHEDAVRDTLTGLREGWLKTVVAARYPLDEIAAAHEALESGRTVGKVVVQIP from the coding sequence ATGCAAGCCGCCTGGTACAGCCGCAACGGAGCCGCCCACGACGTGCTGGAGGTGGGCGAGCGCCCCGCCCCCACCGCCGGTCCCGGCGAGGTCCTCGTGCGGGTTCACGCGAGCGGAGTCAACCCGTCCGACACCAAGTCGCGCGCGCGCACGCCGCTGGGGGCCGACTGGGTCATTCCGCAGCAGGACGGGGCCGGGATCGTCGAGGCGGTGGGCGAGGGCGTGGACCCCGGCCGTGTGGGCGAGCGCGTGTGGATCTATGAGGCGCGCATCGGGCGGCCCAACGGGTGCGCGGCGCAGTTCGTGGCGGTGCCGGCCGAGAATGCCGTGCCGCTGCCCGACCACGTCTCCTTCGACGAGGGCGCGTGCCTGGGCGTGCCCGCGCTCACGGCGCACCGCTGCGTCTTCGCCGACGGCCCCGTGACCGGCCAGACGGTGCTGGTGACGGGTGGGGCGGGGGCGGTGGGCATTCACGCCATTCAATTTGCCAAGTGGGGCGGCGCGCGGGTCATCGCGACGGTCAGCCGTGAGGAACAGGCCGAGGTGGCCCGCGCGGCCGGCGCCGACGAGATCGTCTTCCGCAAGGACGAGGACGTGGCCGCCCGCATCGGGGAGATCACGGGGGCCGGGGACGGGCGCGGCGTGGACCGCGTGGTGGACGTGGCCTTCGGGGCCAATCTGGACACCACCCTGAAGGTCATCCGGCCCAACGGCGTGGTCGCCAGCTACGCCTCGGACGAGGTACCCGAGCCCAGGCTGCCCTTCTGGCCGCTGCTGGGGCTGGACGTGACCGTGCGCTTCGTCCTCGTGTACCGCATGACCCGGCAGGCGCACGAGGACGCCGTCCGCGACACCCTGACCGGCCTGCGGGAAGGCTGGCTGAAGACCGTCGTGGCCGCCCGCTACCCCCTGGACGAGATCGCCGCCGCCCACGAGGCGCTGGAGTCGGGCCGCACGGTGGGCAAGGTGGTCGTGCAGATCCCGTAG
- a CDS encoding DUF937 domain-containing protein, whose protein sequence is MMDLFSRLGGMGQAQGQISSQLGTDPQQTSSALEAAVPLLLGALTRNAAQPGGMESLTGALNQHDGRALDLFQQGQMPDMRDGQAIVGKIFGGQGQAAANAVSQRSGLSPQLAMQVLSMLAPLVLAYLSRQRGGQGGGLGQGQSSQGGGLGDLGGLLGGLLGGGGSGGLGGLLGGLLGGGHSQGQSAPQMQTQRGSDQWAGGQGGSLFPGSAPAGSGQGGDVGRAQNDLDELNGRTRDDAQQTRQPQPQGGDLLSTLNRTLDRDGDGNALNDLIGMFGGRR, encoded by the coding sequence ATGATGGACCTTTTCAGTAGGCTCGGCGGGATGGGGCAGGCCCAGGGACAGATCAGCTCGCAGCTCGGCACCGACCCGCAGCAGACCTCCTCGGCCCTGGAGGCGGCCGTGCCCCTGCTGCTCGGCGCGCTGACGCGCAACGCCGCGCAGCCCGGCGGCATGGAGTCGCTGACGGGAGCCCTGAATCAGCACGACGGCCGCGCCCTGGACCTCTTTCAGCAGGGGCAGATGCCCGACATGCGGGACGGGCAGGCCATCGTCGGCAAGATCTTCGGCGGGCAGGGGCAGGCGGCGGCCAACGCCGTGAGCCAGCGCTCGGGCCTCAGCCCGCAGCTCGCCATGCAGGTCCTCTCGATGCTCGCGCCGCTCGTGCTGGCCTACCTCAGCCGGCAGCGCGGCGGTCAGGGCGGCGGGCTGGGCCAGGGCCAGAGCAGCCAGGGCGGCGGGCTGGGCGACCTCGGTGGGCTGCTCGGGGGCCTGCTCGGCGGGGGGGGCTCGGGCGGTCTGGGGGGCCTGCTTGGCGGTCTACTGGGCGGCGGCCACTCGCAGGGCCAGAGCGCGCCCCAGATGCAGACCCAGAGGGGCAGCGACCAGTGGGCCGGCGGACAGGGCGGCTCGCTGTTTCCCGGCTCGGCCCCGGCGGGCAGTGGGCAGGGCGGCGACGTGGGCCGCGCCCAGAATGACCTCGACGAGCTGAACGGGCGCACCCGGGACGACGCCCAGCAGACCCGGCAGCCTCAGCCGCAGGGTGGCGACCTCCTGAGCACCCTGAACCGCACGCTGGACCGCGACGGCGACGGGAACGCCCTGAACGACCTGATCGGCATGTTCGGCGGGCGTCGCTGA
- a CDS encoding DNA-3-methyladenine glycosylase, whose translation MSAPLPDLDPARALDVSFFDRDPVEVARELLGMALVRQLPGGPRLAARIVETEAYDCPRDPSCHVIARLPGAAQALGGAPGRIYFHAVYQHALLNVVCRESGVQAAILIRAAEPLLGEDTMRELRPVKRRLDLTNGPAKLMTALSITPDLNGQRADGPELYFVPGEPVPDAEVTTTPRIGLRLGTDLPWRFLVRGNPWVSPGRPAGA comes from the coding sequence ATGTCTGCACCCCTTCCGGACCTTGACCCCGCGCGGGCGCTGGACGTGTCCTTCTTCGACCGCGACCCGGTCGAAGTGGCGCGCGAACTGCTGGGGATGGCCCTGGTGCGCCAGTTGCCCGGCGGCCCCCGCCTGGCCGCCCGCATCGTGGAGACCGAGGCCTACGACTGCCCGCGCGACCCGAGCTGCCACGTCATCGCGCGGCTGCCGGGGGCGGCGCAGGCGCTCGGGGGGGCACCGGGGCGGATCTACTTCCACGCGGTGTACCAGCACGCGCTGCTGAACGTGGTGTGCCGCGAATCGGGCGTGCAGGCGGCCATCCTCATCCGCGCGGCCGAGCCGCTGCTGGGCGAGGACACCATGCGCGAACTCCGGCCGGTCAAGCGGCGGCTGGACCTCACGAACGGCCCCGCCAAGCTCATGACGGCCCTGAGCATCACCCCCGACCTGAACGGGCAGCGGGCCGACGGGCCGGAGCTGTACTTCGTGCCGGGCGAGCCGGTGCCCGACGCCGAGGTCACGACCACGCCCCGCATCGGGCTGCGGCTGGGCACCGACCTGCCCTGGCGCTTCCTGGTGAGGGGCAACCCCTGGGTGTCGCCGGGCAGACCGGCGGGCGCGTGA